The following proteins come from a genomic window of Methanobacterium sp.:
- a CDS encoding DUF1610 domain-containing protein has translation MKKIECTSCKQELSPVETYVKFECPECEEIVYRCQKCRTFGHIYECKCGFKGP, from the coding sequence ATGAAAAAAATTGAATGTACATCATGTAAACAAGAACTATCACCTGTTGAAACTTATGTAAAGTTTGAATGTCCAGAATGCGAAGAAATAGTGTATAGGTGCCAGAAATGCCGAACATTCGGCCACATTTATGAGTGTAAATGTGGATTTAAAGGCCCATAA
- a CDS encoding elongation factor 1-beta, with protein sequence MGEVVATIKLMPESPEVDLALVKENVEKSIPEGAELHKIEEEPIAFGLVSLNVIVVVDDAEGGTEKIEEIFAQIDDVASVEVVDIRRLM encoded by the coding sequence ATGGGAGAAGTTGTTGCGACTATTAAGTTGATGCCAGAAAGTCCGGAAGTAGATCTGGCCCTGGTTAAAGAAAATGTTGAAAAATCAATACCTGAAGGAGCAGAACTACACAAAATCGAGGAAGAACCTATAGCTTTTGGTCTGGTGTCTCTAAATGTTATTGTGGTAGTTGATGATGCTGAAGGTGGAACTGAGAAGATAGAGGAAATTTTCGCCCAGATTGATGATGTCGCCAGTGTGGAAGTAGTTGACATTCGCAGATTGATGTAA
- a CDS encoding methyltransferase, producing MDIKCRCKHDCITPPDEILEKIESRYYPCKNCPELSLKKFKPLVEQLNLDQRIDENWGKCNCGRRHLDLVVAHILTIMQEEGIKDEKSTLRETCVPLITPAYPLSNAPYLPENSLIILSSEINTKIAKRILNEVPEVKGVLKGDMKDTVGIKDAQSNPKVYELLAGCDMRSDVVQTPFGPIFIYKYQGEIHVEFPKPSSPKISKLKKVMEKYEDPKILDCTCGPGTLGIAALKGGAKRVVFNDIWYPAAYITSLNLEINGFSAELTDRKENLVATGKYWDVYCLDVKELGSILNEKFDICLVDTFPGVDTNYFEASIREICGEIIII from the coding sequence ATGGACATTAAGTGCAGATGCAAACACGATTGTATAACACCCCCAGATGAAATCTTAGAAAAAATAGAATCAAGATATTATCCCTGTAAAAACTGCCCTGAATTGAGTTTAAAGAAGTTTAAACCATTAGTTGAACAATTAAATCTAGATCAGCGAATCGATGAAAATTGGGGAAAATGTAATTGTGGCCGAAGACACCTTGATTTGGTTGTGGCCCATATCCTAACCATTATGCAGGAAGAAGGTATTAAGGATGAAAAATCCACACTTAGAGAAACTTGTGTTCCACTCATTACTCCTGCATATCCACTTAGTAATGCCCCCTATCTCCCTGAAAATAGTTTAATTATTTTATCTTCTGAAATTAACACGAAAATTGCAAAAAGAATATTAAATGAGGTTCCTGAAGTTAAAGGAGTTCTTAAAGGAGATATGAAAGATACTGTTGGAATAAAAGACGCTCAATCAAACCCCAAAGTATATGAACTTCTGGCTGGTTGCGATATGCGTTCTGATGTGGTTCAAACTCCTTTTGGCCCTATATTCATCTACAAATATCAGGGAGAGATACATGTAGAATTTCCTAAACCCTCATCACCAAAAATCTCAAAATTGAAAAAAGTCATGGAAAAATATGAGGATCCTAAAATTCTAGATTGCACATGCGGTCCAGGAACATTGGGAATAGCTGCTCTTAAAGGAGGGGCAAAAAGAGTGGTTTTTAACGACATATGGTATCCTGCAGCTTACATTACATCTCTTAATCTAGAAATTAATGGATTTTCTGCGGAATTAACCGATCGTAAGGAGAATTTAGTAGCAACAGGGAAATATTGGGATGTTTACTGTTTAGATGTTAAGGAATTAGGATCTATTTTAAATGAGAAATTCGATATTTGTCTGGTGGACACCTTTCCAGGAGTTGATACCAATTACTTTGAAGCATCTATCCGTGAGATTTGTGGAGAAATAATCATAATATAA